A window of Salvelinus alpinus chromosome 31, SLU_Salpinus.1, whole genome shotgun sequence contains these coding sequences:
- the c31h4orf54 gene encoding uncharacterized protein C4orf54 homolog — translation METMDASDKNRTYPKSTVVLKKRMPDSKDTTGTQDESKYVEFNDLLDIDTDDTNTVTGEGSQMAIDEGNGGSRAEEKTSGDGDLMSKVTDHINGDKLKEDINTKECAKGYLSGFLGTVCFSEVPNMNENMMDSPESPRYVGNREVTAEWTPGKDSFEDVENMPIDNEDLQYTDMLSGQSESDDDVSLVLTGDCEDCVPCSTVEDEPHYITTHEIQLSELSDHDVDNDIGQGWDDNQIYSFVEYAAFDGDGTMAGREKRVKSNQGQANSGPAVSTKLESDLGDRDKCAISDESLSKNQNNVIGQIHLSIKTTSRAINEPSNVQENENIIYHAKHAGDMSRYVFRGAGDANTENVCDSAKCFIAAPGRLHFGKKLKGKDVNDYSSGASSAVSELDDADKEVRNLTARAFKSLAYPYFDAINFSTSSESSASELGLNRWSTFVDLKYGNMNMSQGREPNTGSNKSSTSSSEIVKNKDNKGYKGLALASTKPPPNKLFALNGALSGPYNASSAAKKLELMGKFGTGHGGVITLTETLNIRCNVKSGLPGSERRSKFAQNATGSRSTDEVTSTLPSGQRNEASKQPCNAGETMEGTHKKAIFASSLLKNVISKKMQFEQERKMERGEIRESYHAPSHCLLQQEPEIAHMERERATPKESKDFQRQSPKYSEASSDLTIVCVDELGDLVDTSSCDAKDECRRQDILTLAPETNLASTNEVGFETKKGAFEAANNTLLRSQNSAFRSWRDGELEFQKEHINDKTPEGKPSSSNDNQGETDLYTDSGNSELTKMLHLFVPSIQQLSNEREVSKQLPTMNYSTRAAADQGEGGGMKLRAKNTQYVAGPRSVVTSKSPEIKISLRSVKENKSDPFNVAKLVPSNIGCNSVNLIKAGDESRCQALAAALKGESSEKVPHFTVRDIRDHRGKLQTPIHQVRDVRKLVKSSYHFVSLDNNATAGDLNSDQKLFKQGSYRNPASLSPIVIKCQSVNTNTNGNGKLSGNLIGYSKPRLNEDSFEVDRSSPQQEGTKSGIHQPTWREPLGNTKQQKGDSSEGPIGLVIETRTASRRQDKTPDIGDKTKPECKMSNLGAFEKLQAAVKTMEQLYVFDRNEWKRKSEPHSILSDSHVLSLLSREEHGPEEEGVNVANTMAVPTFNMDKLIRRDSYPNSGKSLPATTALPVCETTPPKREEKEPPKTFHIPISRDVPKSLAQLGGTPMGTNNVFNVSSMASGNPPTNNNNKASSQPHAVSQSPYCKGFSQVSPKLPVSVKISQQLRKAEERQRERQRERQRETANSMTADMPFQFSRASAEHENYLTMPVKSHATSAKQAAASAGGGCEKTAMYNFPATGAKTQMASPPGYCGARRQEETRLSPQKRSTIVMETRAQDTPTATIYHMPMAQSMASAQPQMYCFSPTMSPQAIPQIDHYQRTQRKMLFDPITGNYYLVDTPVQQATRRLFDPETGQYVDVPMSQQPMSPMSMSMSMPQMPPMPMPMPISPLALSPGSYGPTYMIYPGFMPAMPSTPTLIPTRMQSQLSMPLEQEDSGDKGGSSQPDYMDMESPYYMATGSGKSPSAGGSSMGQVQQQGRPGVQGFSNGKQPVISITSQQGPRIIAPPSFDGTTMSFVVEHR, via the coding sequence ATGGAAACAATGGACGCGTCCGACAAAAATCGAACTTACCCAAAGTCCACCGTCGTGTTAAAAAAGCGCATGCCAGATAGCAAGGATACCACTGGGACGCAAGACGAATCGAAGTACGTTGAATTTAATGATTTACTTGACATAGATACAGACGACACGAACACTGTCACCGGTGAGGGGAGCCAAATGGCGATTGACGAGGGCAACGGTGGCTCGAGAGCAGAAGAGAAAACTTCTGGAGACGGAGACCTGATGAGTAAGGTGACTGATCATATCAACGGCGACAAATTAAAGGAGGATATTAACACAAAGGAGTGTGCCAAGGGCTATCTATCAGGGTTTCTTGGAACTGTCTGCTTCTCTGAGGTTCCTAACATGAATGAAAACATGATGGACTCTCCCGAATCCCCTAGATACGTTGGTAATAGGGAGGTCACCGCGGAGTGGACACCGGGAAAGGACTCATTTGAGGATGTAGAAAATATGCCAATTGACAATGAAGATTTACAATACACTGACATGTTAAGCGGGCAAAGTGAATCGGATGATGATGTGAGCTTGGTGCTGACCGGTGATTGTGAAGATTGCGTGCCTTGCAGTACCGTGGAGGATGAGCCTCATTACATAACCACGCACGAGATCCAGCTCTCCGAGCTTTCAGATCACGATGTCGATAATGATATCGGACAGGGGTGGGATGATAACCAGATCTACTCTTTTGTAGAATATGCTGCTTTTGACGGCGATGGAACGATGgcaggaagagagaagagggtgaAAAGCAATCAGGGTCAGGCTAATAGCGGACCGGCAGTCAGCACTAAGCTGGAAAGTGATCTCGGGGACAGGGACAAGTGCGCCATCTCAGATGAAAGTCTGTCAAAGAACCAAAATAATGTTATAGGACAGATCCACCTGTCAATCAAAACGACTTCTCGAGCTATAAATGAGCCTAGCAACGTCCAAGAAAATGAAAATATTATTTATCATGCCAAGCACGCCGGAGACATGAGTCGCTATGTTTTTAGAGGAGCTGGTGATGCAAATACGGAGAATGTCTGTGATAGTGCTAAGTGTTTCATAGCCGCCCCCGGACGCTTGCACTTTGGCAAGAAATTAAAAGGGAAAGATGTTAACGACTATTCCAGCGGTGCTTCCAGCGCCGTCAGTGAACTTGACGATGCGGATAAGGAAGTGCGCAACTTGACTGCCAGAGCGTTCAAGAGTTTAGCATACCCATATTTTGATGCCATCAATTTCAGTACCTCCAGCGAGTCCTCCGCCTCCGAGCTGGGGTTGAACAGGTGGTCAACTTTTGTTGACCTTAAATATGGCAACATGAACATGTCTCAGGGACGCGAACCAAATACAGGGTCTAATAAAAGTTCTACGTCATCCTCTGAAATTGTTAAGAATAAAGACAATAAAGGATATAAGGGTTTGGCATTGGCTAGTACTAAACCGCCCCCGAACAAGCTCTTTGCATTGAATGGTGCTCTTTCTGGTCCCTATAACGCATCTTCTGCAGCAAAGAAACTTGAGCTTATGGGAAAATTTGGGACGGGGCACGGTGGAGTTATCACGCTCACAGAAACATTAAATATTCGTTGTAATGTCAAATCAGGGCTGCCTGGGAGCGAAAGGCGCTCAAAATTTGCACAAAACGCAACAGGATCACGTTCCACAGATGAAGTTACCAGCACCTTGCCAAGCGGCCAGAGGAATGAGGCCAGCAAGCAACCCTGTAATGCAGGGGAAACCATGGAAGGCACACACAAGAAAGCAATATTCGCCTCGAGCCTTCTTAAAAATGTAATTTCTAAGAAAATGCAGTTTGAGCAGGAGCGCaaaatggagaggggggagatacgCGAGTCCTATCACGCTCCATCTCACTGCCTTCTCCAACAAGAGCCTGAAATTGCGCACATGGAAAGGGAGAGGGCTACACCGAAAGAGTCCAAGGATTTCCAAAGGCAAAGCCCGAAATACTCAGAGGCGAGTTCTGACTTAACTATTGTTTGTGTCGATGAACTAGGGGACTTAGTGGACACTAGCTCGTGCGATGCCAAGGACGAATGTCGTAGACAAGACATTTTAACTCTTGCACCAGAAACGAATTTAGCGTCGACAAATGAAGTAGGATTCGAGACTAAAAAAGGAGCATTCGAAGCGGCCAACAACACACTGCTACGCAGCCAAAATAGCGCATTCAGATCCTGGAGGGACGGTGAGCTAGAGTTTCAAAAGGAACATATAAACGATAAAACTCCGGAGGGGAAACCGTCTTCGTCCAACGACAACCAGGGGGAAACGGACTTGTACACCGATTCAGGCAACAGTGAGCTAACCAAAATGTTACATTTGTTTGTGCCAAGTATCCAACAACTGTCCAATGAGAGAGAAGTTTCAAAACAGCTGCCGACTATGAATTATTCGACCCGCGCGGCCGCGGatcaaggagagggaggaggtatgAAATTACGCGCAAAAAACACCCAATACGTCGCTGGTCCGAGGAGTGTGGTAACATCCAAATCACCGGAAATTAAAATCAGTTTACGGAGTGTAAAAGAAAACAAAAGCGACCCGTTCAACGTTGCAAAGCTGGTGCCTTCCAATATAGGCTGCAACTCAGTCAACCTGATAAAGGCAGGCGACGAGTCCAGATGTCAAGCGCTCGCCGCAGCGTTGAAGGGTGAGTCCTCCGAAAAAGTACCACACTTCACGGTCAGAGACATACGAGACCACAGGGGCAAGCTGCAAACACCTATACACCAAGTTCGAGACGTGCGTAAATTGGTTAAAAGTTCTTATCACTTTGTGTCGTTGGATAATAACGCCACCGCCGGCGACCTGAACTCAGATCAAAAGCTTTTCAAACAGGGGTCTTATCGAAACCCTGCGTCGCTTTCCCCCATAGTAATAAAGTGTCAGTCTGTGAATACCAATACCAATGGGAATGGGAAGCTATCTGGAAATCTAATTGGGTATTCTAAACCGAGGCTCAACGAGGATTCATTTGAAGTTGACAGGTCATCACCCCAGCAAGAGGGCACCAAAAGCGGCATCCACCAACCGACATGGAGAGAGCCATTAGgcaatacaaaacaacagaaaggTGATTCGTCTGAAGGCCCCATTGGACTTGTAATTGAAACCAGAACAGCTTCTAGAAGACAGGATAAAACACCTGACATCGGTGACAAGACCAAACCTGAGTGTAAAATGTCCAACCTGGGTGCCTTCGAGAAATTACAGGCTGCAGTCAAAACCATGGAGCAGTTGTATGTTTTTGATAGAAATGAGTGGAAGAGGAAATCAGAGCCACACTCCATATTATCAGACAGTCATGTGCtctctctcttatccagagaggagCATGGgccagaggaggagggagtgaatgTGGCCAATACCATGGCCGTGCCAACATTTAACATGGACAAGCTCATCCGGAGGGACTCATACCCTAACTCTGGCAAATCCCTGCCTGCTACGACCGCCTTGCCCGTCTGCGAAACAACACCACCCAAACGAGAGGAGAAAGAGCCCCCGAAGACTTTTCACATTCCCATCAGCCGGGATGTGCCCAAATCCCTGGCTCAGCTAGGTGGAACACCAATGGGTACCAATAATGTGTTTAATGTCAGCTCCATGGCTTCAGGAAACCCCCccacaaataacaataacaaggcatcATCACAGCCACATGCTGTATCACAATCACCTTACTGCAAAGGCTTCAGCCAAGTGTCTCCTAAACTTCCGGTGTCAGTGAAAATCTCCCAGCAGCTCAGAaaggcagaggagagacagagggagagacagagggagagacagagggagacggcCAACAGTATGACGGCAGACATGCCCTTCCAGTTCAGCAGAGCCTCAGCCGAGCACGAAAACTACCTCACCATGCCCGTCAAGTCTCATGCCACCAGCGCCAAGCAAGCCGCTGCGTCCGCTGGCGGTGGATGCGAGAAGACAGCAATGTACAACTTCCCCGCCACTGGCGCCAAGACCCAGATGGCCAGCCCACCCGGTTATTGCGGCGCCAGGAGGCAGGAAGAGACACGACTTTCCCCACAGAAACGCTCCACCATCGTCATGGAGACGAGAGCCCAGGACACGCCAactgccaccatctaccacatGCCCATGGCTCAGAGCATGGCGTCCGCCCAACCACAGATGTACTGCTTTTCCCCAACCATGTCCCCACAAGCCATCCCCCAGATCGACCACTACCAGCGCACCCAGAGAAAGATGCTCTTTGACCCCATCACAGGGAACTACTATCTGGTGGACACCCCCGTCCAGCAGGCCACCCGCCGCCTCTTCGACCCCGAGACGGGCCAGTATGTGGACGTGCCCATGTCCCAGCAGCCCATGTCTCCCATGTCCATGTCCATGTCCATGCCCCAAATGCCACCCATGCCCATGCCTATGCCCATCTCGCCTTTAGCCCTGAGTCCCGGCTCCTATGGCCCCACCTACATGATCTACCCAGGCTTCATGCCCGCCATGCCCAGCACGCCTACCCTGATCCCCACTAGAATGCAGTCGCAGCTCTCCATGCCGTTGGAGCAGGAAGACTCTGGAGACAAAGGCGGTTCCTCCCAGCCAGACTACATGGACATGGAGAGTCCTTACTACATGGCCACAGGGTCTGGGAAGTCTCCCTCGGCTGGAGGCTCCAGTATGGGCCAAGTCCAGCAGCAGGGCAGGCCGGGGGTCCAGGGCTTCTCCAACGGGAAGCAGCCAGTGATCAGCATCACCTCCCAGCAGGGACCACGCATCATCGCCCCGCCCTCTTTCGATGGGACCACCATGAGCTTTGTGGTGGAGCACAGGTAA